In Mercurialis annua linkage group LG6, ddMerAnnu1.2, whole genome shotgun sequence, the following are encoded in one genomic region:
- the LOC126687665 gene encoding uncharacterized protein LOC126687665 gives MTSQRGIEANPEKIKAIMDMKAPRNINEVQKLNGRITALGRFMSCSAKRCLPFFKAFKGTQKFEWNKDCEKAFEELKEFLVTPPLLSRPLKGETFHNVVVRTNQPLRKAIQRLETSGRLVHWSIQLSEHDIRYEPRPTLKAQALADFVAKITLGENRAGAGAILRGPGKVKIEYGVNIHFTASNNVAEYEALIAGLGLALEIKTEILKIYNNLNQVKGEYQAKETGMIEYLEKVMTQLQQLETQGGQWEIIQIPREKNTEVDAIAKSASELGDLFTKMQLKETLESPSTREIEVMAIEEADSWMTPLIKYLDHGELPTDKTEAIRIIRKSANYSYHIGVLYRTSLTHPWSRCVLPQT, from the exons ATGACATcccaaagaggaatagaggcgaaccctgAGAAGATCAAAGCGATTATGGACATGAAAGCACCAAGAAACATAaacgaagttcaaaaactcaacgggcgaatcacagcactcggtagatttATGTcctgctcagcaaaaagatgcttgcctttcttcaaagcctTCAAAGGAACGCAAAAGTTTGAATGGAACAAAGACTGCGAAAAAGCTTTTGAAGAATTAAAAGAGTTCCTTGTCACCCCTCCATTGCTTAGCAGACCGCTGAAGGGGGAGACGTT CCACAACGTGGTAGTAAGAACgaatcaaccattgcgaaaggcgatccaaaGACTAGAGACATCCGGGAGATTGGTCCATTGGTCCATCCAGCTCAGCGAGCatgacataagatacgaacctcgcccaACTCTCAAAGCGCAAGCCTTGGCAGACTTCGTAGCAAAAATAACTCTGGGCGAGAACA gagccggagcaggagccatcctcagAGGACCCGGGAAAGTCAAAATCGAgtatggagtaaacatccatTTCACTGCCAGCAACAACGTAGCTGAATACGAAGCCCTGATCGCAGGTCTCGGTCTAGCATTAGAAATAAAaacggaaatcctaaagatCTATAACAACCTAAATcaggtcaagggagaatatcaagccaagGAAACAGGAATGATCGAATATCTGGAAAAAGTCATGACACAACTTCAACAACTGGAAACACAAGGAGGACAGTGGGAGATCATTCAAATTCCAAGGGAGAAAAACACCGAGGtcgacgccatcgccaaatctgCATCAGAACTCGGAGACCTATTCACCAAAATGCAATTAAAAGAAACTCTTGAATCGCCAAGCACCAGAGAAATagaagtcatggcaatcgaggaAGCCGATTCCTGGATGACCccattaatcaaatatttagaCCACGGCGAACTGCCAACGGACAAAACCGAAGCCATCCGAAtcatcagaaaatctgccaactactcaTATCACATCGGAGTTCTCTACCGAACCTCCTTAACTCATCCGTGGTCAAGATGCGTCTTGCCTCAAACATGA